The genomic region ATCGTTTAAGGGTGCTGACGGTCAACACCCACAAGGGTTTCACCGCGCTCAATCGGCGCTTCATCCTGCCGGAACTGCGCGAAGCGGTGCGCAGCACCTCGGCCGACCTAGTGTTTCTGCAGGAAGTAGTGGGAGAACACGAACGCCATTCGAGCCGTTACAACGAATGGCCGCAAACCTCGCAATACGAGTTTCTCGCCGACAGCATGTGGAGCGATTTCGCTTACGGGCGCAACGCCGTTTATCCCGACGGTCACCACGGCAATGCGCTGCTGTCGAAATACCCGATCCGTGAATACCGCAACCTCGACGTCTCGATCACCGGCCCCGAACGCCGCGGCCTGCTGCACTGCGTGCTCGATGTGCCGGGGCACGCCGAGGTCCACGCGATCTGTGTGCACCTGAGCCTGCTGGAAAGCCATCGGCAATTGCAGTTGCAACTGCTCTGCCAGTTGCTCGAGTCCCTGCCCGACGACGCCCCGGTGATCATCGCCGGTGACTTCAACGACTGGCAGTTACAGGGCAACGCCGCCCTCGCCCGTCGTGACTACCTGCACGAAGCCTTCGAGCGTCATCACGGGCGCCCGGCGAAGACCTACCCAGCGCGGTTTCCATTGCTGCGGCTGGACCGGATCTATCTGCGCAATGCCAGCAGCCATGACCCACGGATCCTCGGCAACAAGCCGTGGACACATCTGTCGGATCATCTGCCACTGGCCGTCGAAGTGCACCTGTAGCCGCAATAGTGACAGTAATGCAGGACGCGATGGATCAACTCATTCGGCGGTTCAACGTCGCCGACAGACCATCTGTCGGTAACTGAACGCCTCTGAGTCGGGGCTTTCGCTGCGTTCTTCCATACAAACAACCACTTAGTTATGTGCAGAAAAACAAACGCTTGCAAAGCCCGATTTGCCACTACCGCTCATCGTTCAATTTCTTGACGGGGGCGCGCGACTCTTCTTATCTCTACCTTACTACCCCCGGAATCACTACCCGGGACGAGCCTTCGGACACTCGCGAAATCGAGCGGCCACGGTTCGCCCCGCTCCATTCGGTCGCCCCTCGTTCGGGGTAGGAGAGACGCCACACAGAGAGAATGCATGCGCCTGCAAGGTAGACCTCCATGAAAATTTCCATCAGCCCACACGAGATCAAAATCACTTTCTGCACAGTGTCGAGTTCAATCTTGCTGTGCTCATCCATGGAGGCGCAGGCCGGTCCTGCGGCGGATGAAACAACCCCGTGGTATCGCGCGGATGTCCCCGTGATGACCTTGCCCGCCATCGTCATCACCCCCGGGCCGCAACGCTTCAGCCCACGGCCCGATCTGCAAGGCACACGCCTGATTACCGAAGACCTCGCACCGTCGGCCTGGGATGAGTTGTATGGCAGAAGCGCCCGGCAGGCGCAGACCGATGTGCTGTCGTCAGGCTACGCGATGCCCGGCAGCGGCGACTTCAAAGGCCCCGCCGTGCTGACTCTGCAAAGTGCTAGCCATACCCAGAAAATCGGCCTGATTGGTGGTCTCAACCAGATTCAAGCCAATGGCAACGGCGTGCTCACCAGTCGCGCTTTGGCCGATCCGAACAGTGACACCCTCAATCTGCAAGGCCAAAGCCTTGGCGCCTATTACAGCCTGATCGGCGCCCAGGGCTGGCACGTGGATTTATCCGCCAGTGGCGGCCG from Pseudomonas tensinigenes harbors:
- a CDS encoding autotransporter domain-containing protein, coding for MKISISPHEIKITFCTVSSSILLCSSMEAQAGPAADETTPWYRADVPVMTLPAIVITPGPQRFSPRPDLQGTRLITEDLAPSAWDELYGRSARQAQTDVLSSGYAMPGSGDFKGPAVLTLQSASHTQKIGLIGGLNQIQANGNGVLTSRALADPNSDTLNLQGQSLGAYYSLIGAQGWHVDLSASGGRVSGFSRNGQGARQATEGSAMTFSVEGGFPIGLSDNWVVEPQAQLINQRITLDTPYAGSGNASSSDLTAWSGRVGARLKGSYDLNGLPVEPYVRTNLWHTVYTGNTVTLDQVDKISSSRKSSTVELGLGLVARVTPAVSLYVSADYSSDVDDNDLNGIIGSLGVRMRW
- a CDS encoding endonuclease/exonuclease/phosphatase family protein — encoded protein: MSSDPKRHVVDAPVIHRLRVLTVNTHKGFTALNRRFILPELREAVRSTSADLVFLQEVVGEHERHSSRYNEWPQTSQYEFLADSMWSDFAYGRNAVYPDGHHGNALLSKYPIREYRNLDVSITGPERRGLLHCVLDVPGHAEVHAICVHLSLLESHRQLQLQLLCQLLESLPDDAPVIIAGDFNDWQLQGNAALARRDYLHEAFERHHGRPAKTYPARFPLLRLDRIYLRNASSHDPRILGNKPWTHLSDHLPLAVEVHL